CAACCAGTTTACTTCCACTGCATTAGGTGTTAGAATTGCACCAGGTCTTGGATAATCTTTCAGTATTTGTACATTTTTAGAGATCGCATACAGCCCATAAGCATCAATGACTAAGGGCTTATGATTttctttacaaaattttataatttcgtaGGCCAGGTTCAATGCTTCTGGCGTTTTACCTAAGCCTGGTCCAATAACAATGACATCTAAATAAAGTGAGGTACTATTCATGAAAGTATGTGGAACCACAACAAGCTCTGGGCTGTAAGTTTTGATAACGGGTGCTTCATTTTCTGTTGTGATCACAGTAGCAAAATCTGCCCCAACCTGAGAAAAAATTACAGCCATCAGTTATTGCTTATACTATACCCTATCTGccgaaagaagttagtataacaCTCTCTATATATCTATCTggctctatatatatatatatatatatatatatatatataatatagcatatagcgctctctctgttacgtaatcccatacaaatgatactgtctgccgtgtctgtctgcagtcaagaaaacctatagggtatttcctgTTGACCTGAAATCATTTGGTAgattggtaggtcttatagcacaagtaaagaaaaaaatccaaaaaccacgaatttgtggttacatcacaaaaaaaaaaaaaaatgtgtttacgaaataattaatctactaaatcacatattataggtatgtcATTTAGTAGATTAATGGCGCAGTCCGTTATTAACTTGCAGTATATTCTACAGACTAcgtaaaagtgttaggtatgtgtaggtatatattgtacgatggtacggaaccctttgtgtgtgagtccgacgCGCATTTGACCTGTttttttatcattatataataattaaaagtacCTTTAAAGCCGACATAGCCGCAAAATATGGTGGTCCAGGATGTGCTACAGAACCTCCAATGACTGCAATACCTCCAGCTTCTCCCTTCCTTGTTCCATCTAACTCGGGAACTATCTGTTTGCTTAGTTTATTTAGCAAACTTTCATCTAACTTACTCGTGTCAATGCGAAGGCATTCATCAACTATTAAAAGATCAATGCCCAAAAACTGTGAGCATATTACTAAAAAAATACTGTTGAAAAACTTCATTTTTTACTTCTCAGCAATTTATTAAGAGCACTTTCTAACGTTGGTGATTATAAATGGTACTAGGTATACTATATCTCAGAATTGAGAAACTGTATTGTAACTTTGAATGCCGAATGCCAACTGCAGAGTGCCAAGTTCTGAGGGCGCAACCAAGGAGTATCTAGTGTCCACTGTCCATGTCTCCAAAATATACCACTGTGCCAAACTACTTATTTCAAGCGTCGCGTcggcttaaataatttataatgtaggtagtcATAGTCATTACTAAACATGGTTTACGcgcgtatttttagggttccgtacctcaaaaggaaaaaagaaatccttataggatcactatgctatccgtctgtccgtctgtcgtgtctgtcaagaaaacctataggatagaatgcccggcaaacaacttcgGGTGTACTTAGTTTTTACTCTGATGTTTTCGTGTATCGACATGGTTTCGAGTGGTTTCGACGCTCGAGTTCTATAAAAGTCTCATACTAAGTAAGCACATCAATTAATTATGATCAcagcaattaattaattatcatttattaaaagggctaagtacctacctataacttgCACTCGTCCTGGTTTCGCATCTAAAATCTTCTACTTCTTTAATGATtgtaagcttatttcgtggtttaaccaCATACATATaaacgtgtagaaacaaaagtaattttttactttgtggttttggaagtcggatatttacttatttttttcagctttttagtgtaaataGTCAGTGGTCGTTGGTagtttggtacctaaaatatcaattcaccaacaaaactttccaaatccacacggcttaggaatTCAGTACCTATCTTGCAGCACCAGGATTGAAGATTTGGAACTTGGAATTgaataacaaagtctatgctcggcatttataatactatttcaccaggaacagttcctgagTCTCTCTAGTTTAGGAGGACTAtaccatgcatcatcaggtttgaggagttcggacttggagtgtaatcatgaagccgttgcttgaaacctaaaatataaattaactaTCAGAAATTCCCTATTCCCCACggtttaggagttcagtaccttgcagcatcaggattgaggagttgggatccgaagttcaatgatatagtctatgcttggcaccaaaaataatattgcatgatccacagttcctgaatccaatagtttaggagtgctgttccctacatcatcagggctgaggagttgggacttggagccCAAGCATAAAGGCGTTGCTTGATACTT
Above is a window of Maniola hyperantus chromosome 20, iAphHyp1.2, whole genome shotgun sequence DNA encoding:
- the LOC117991837 gene encoding ATP-dependent (S)-NAD(P)H-hydrate dehydratase-like yields the protein MKFFNSIFLVICSQFLGIDLLIVDECLRIDTSKLDESLLNKLSKQIVPELDGTRKGEAGGIAVIGGSVAHPGPPYFAAMSALKVGADFATVITTENEAPVIKTYSPELVVVPHTFMNSTSLYLDVIVIGPGLGKTPEALNLAYEIIKFCKENHKPLVIDAYGLYAISKNVQILKDYPRPGAILTPNAVEVNWLKQSVPESHEPWYKYWGSHVTVLQKGEKDMYLSSTGAFDWSLQGGGSGKRNGYQGDILAGALGTFFHWGLKANLCKGAKSSQLAQSVAAYAAAKITRGCNSKAFQIHGRSMIASDMLNEIHSAFDDLFS